From Acinetobacter lwoffii, a single genomic window includes:
- the argA gene encoding amino-acid N-acetyltransferase — protein MTSAETSQSTTLQYVHWFRHSAPYINAHRNKTFVIMFDGEAVLNDNFQHIIHDIALLHSLGIRLILVHGARPQINQNLAQSQITTPFYQQRRVTTRESLSCVMNAVGSIRLQIEALLSMGLANSPMYGARIDTVSGNFVTAKPYGIRDGIDFQLTGEVRAVDTDAIQRHLDNHNIVVLGPTGYSTTGEVFNLLAEEVATKTAIRLKADKLIFLGKQHGLMDSNGQLKREVTPQQLDDFIPIEQDALERGLQLKAAQEASMNGVHRVHLISYAYDGALLEELFTRDGSGTLVTDAHYEEVRMADIQDVGGLIGLLRPLEEEGILVYRSRERLENEINQFAVIERDGMILACAALYPIPTTGDELRSAEIACVAVHPSYRKSNRGSQILHYLEEKAKSMQIQQLFILTTRTAHWFLEQGFEPASVDDLPDARQAFYNYQRNSIVCKKSL, from the coding sequence ATGACTTCAGCAGAAACGTCACAAAGCACAACCTTGCAATATGTGCACTGGTTTCGCCATTCTGCGCCTTATATCAATGCGCACCGCAACAAAACCTTTGTAATCATGTTTGATGGCGAAGCCGTCTTAAATGATAACTTTCAGCATATTATTCACGATATTGCCTTATTACATTCTTTGGGCATTCGGCTGATTCTGGTACATGGTGCACGTCCGCAAATTAACCAGAATCTGGCTCAAAGCCAGATTACGACGCCTTTTTACCAGCAGCGCCGGGTGACTACGCGTGAATCTTTAAGCTGTGTGATGAATGCCGTGGGTTCGATCCGTCTGCAAATCGAAGCACTGCTGTCTATGGGACTGGCCAACTCGCCGATGTATGGCGCCCGGATTGATACTGTTTCAGGGAATTTTGTCACCGCCAAGCCGTATGGCATCCGCGACGGTATCGATTTTCAGCTGACCGGTGAAGTGCGTGCAGTTGATACTGACGCGATTCAGCGCCATCTGGACAATCATAATATTGTGGTGCTTGGCCCGACCGGTTATTCCACTACCGGAGAAGTCTTTAATCTGCTGGCTGAAGAAGTCGCGACCAAAACTGCGATTCGCCTCAAGGCAGATAAACTAATTTTTCTCGGTAAGCAGCATGGCCTGATGGACAGTAATGGCCAGCTCAAACGTGAAGTGACCCCACAACAGCTGGATGATTTTATTCCGATAGAACAAGATGCACTGGAAAGAGGACTACAATTGAAAGCTGCACAAGAAGCCTCAATGAACGGCGTACATCGGGTGCATCTGATTTCTTATGCCTATGATGGTGCCCTGCTGGAAGAACTGTTCACCCGCGATGGTTCCGGCACTCTGGTCACCGATGCACATTATGAAGAAGTGCGGATGGCCGATATTCAGGATGTAGGGGGTCTGATCGGTTTGCTGCGTCCACTGGAAGAAGAAGGCATTCTGGTCTATCGTTCGCGTGAACGTCTGGAAAATGAAATCAACCAGTTTGCCGTAATCGAACGGGACGGCATGATCCTGGCCTGTGCCGCCCTCTATCCGATTCCGACCACTGGTGATGAGTTGCGTTCTGCAGAAATTGCCTGTGTTGCGGTACATCCAAGTTATCGCAAGTCTAATCGGGGTAGCCAGATTCTGCATTATCTTGAAGAAAAAGCCAAAAGCATGCAGATTCAGCAGCTGTTTATTCTAACCACCCGCACCGCGCACTGGTTTCTGGAACAGGGCTTTGAACCGGCTTCAGTCGATGATCTGCCGGACGCCCGTCAGGCTTTTTATAATTATCAACGTAATTCAATTGTTTGCAAAAAGTCACTTTAA
- a CDS encoding RcnB family protein, whose translation MKKVLTTIALSISALLATSAMAAPQHDSRYDHNPHKPAPHWNAKDSKKWNDDRRWNDDRRHNNRMVNPSRDWRVGQTLPRQYDNNRFEVSDREARRLPNTGRFQQWYKVNNDYVLVNERTNKIVRIIN comes from the coding sequence ATGAAAAAAGTCTTAACTACAATCGCGTTATCTATAAGTGCTTTGTTAGCTACTTCTGCAATGGCAGCACCACAGCATGACTCGCGTTATGATCATAATCCGCATAAACCGGCGCCACACTGGAATGCCAAAGATAGCAAGAAATGGAATGACGACCGTCGCTGGAATGATGACCGCCGTCATAACAACCGTATGGTCAACCCAAGCCGTGACTGGCGCGTAGGCCAAACTCTACCACGTCAATATGACAACAACCGTTTTGAAGTCAGTGATCGCGAAGCACGCCGTTTACCAAATACCGGTCGTTTCCAGCAATGGTACAAGGTCAACAATGACTACGTTCTGGTCAATGAGCGTACCAACAAAATTGTACGAATCATTAACTAA